A genomic region of Rhipicephalus sanguineus isolate Rsan-2018 chromosome 3, BIME_Rsan_1.4, whole genome shotgun sequence contains the following coding sequences:
- the LOC119385897 gene encoding uncharacterized protein LOC119385897: protein MASGDLLLEIRDSEQHTRLNKLVAFGETPVTVSAHRSMNTARGVVSDSDLIYLSEAELLEGWKGQNVTNVQRIVIRRENKEIPTKHLILTFNSSDLPQTIETGYTKTPVRPYIPNPRRCFQCQRFGHGSRSCRGRPTCAKCGAQGHDSDNCDAAPHCVNCDGAHAAYSRSCPNWKKEKEIISLKVRENISFREARKRCSPFHTNTYADAARKGAAPHQPLPHQRPASSEPLAMAPAPVVAVAKAAPPTQPQSLATPGSSSLKTSPRQARSPTRTKGPRPRASSASQEVMETTPALPGPKDRRGSQDRARKAKKPVTGPDDGPAT, encoded by the coding sequence ATGGCGAGCGGAGACCTCCTCCTAGAGATCCGTGATAGCGAACAGCACACCAGACTGAACAAGCTTGTGGCATTCGGAGAAACTCCTGTAACAGTCTCAGCACATCGTTCTATGAACACAGCACGAGGAGTCGTGTCTGACTCAGATCTTATCTACTTGTCTGAAGCcgagctcctcgaaggctggaagggcCAAAATGTTACGAACGTACAGCGCATAGTCATCCGacgggaaaataaagaaatccctACAAAACACCTGATACTAACCTTCAATTCCAGCGACTTGCCACAAACCATAGAAACTGGGTACACAAAAACACCAGTGAGACCCTACATaccaaaccctcgccgatgctttcagtgtcaaagGTTCGGCCATGGCTCTcgaagctgccgtggtcgacccacctgcgctAAATGCGGAGCTCAAGGCCACGACTCTGACAACTGCGACGCTGCACctcactgtgtgaactgtgaCGGTGCACACGCCGCATACTCCCGATCatgtccaaactggaaaaaggaaaaagaaattatcaGTCTAAAAGTCCGCGAGAACATCTCCTTCAGAGAAGCTCGCAAAAGGTGTTCGCCATTCCACACTaacacctatgctgatgcggcgcgcaagGGGGCAGCACCGCACCAGCCTCTGCCTCACCAACGACCCGCTAGCAGCGAGCCGTTGGCTATGGCAcccgcccccgtggtggcagtagcTAAGGCTGCTCCACCCACTCAGCCACAGAGCctcgcgactccagggtcgtcgagtCTCAAGACTTCGCCTCGTCAGGCGAGGTCTCCAACACGAACAAAAGGCCCGCGcccgcgggcatccagtgcctcccaggaagTAATGGAGACAACTCCGGCACTTCCTGGGCCGAAGGACCGGCGCGGCTCTCAGGACCGCGCCAGAAAAGCCAAAAAACCCGTAACGGGGCCGGATGACGGTCCTGCTACATAA